In the genome of Methanobacterium bryantii, the window TGGTAAACCCTGGAGATATACGTGAAATAAAACACATGCTCAGACTCATGGATATTGAAAGCATAGTCCTTGCGGATATTTCCGATCCATTTGATGCGCCACTCCGGCCATCTACAACTGAATACAAGCCGTATTATCCAAAAGGAGGAACAACTGTAGATGAAATCGTTGATTCAGCAAACAGTGTAGGTACCATATCTCTTACTAAGTATGCGGGTTCAGGTGCTTTATCTCTGGAGAAAAAATATAATGTTCCTGCAGAACTGGGTCCAATTCCTATAGGTGTTCGAAATACTGATCAATTCCTTAGGAACTTGAAAAAACTCACTGGTCAAGATATTCCTGATTCGATCTTGGATGAAAGAGGTTTACTGATAGATTCCATGGCGGATGTAGCTTCAAGATATCTCTTTGATAAAACGGTAGCTATCTATGGAGATCCTGAAATCACCTCTGGAATAGCAAGGTTCGTTGGGGAACTTGGTATGGAACCGAAACTGGTTCTTACTGGATCTAAAAGTCAGGAATTTGTTAAAGACATAGAAAAAGTAGCCAAAGAAACTGGAGCTGAGATAGATACCATGATTGATCAGGATTTAAGGTCAATGGAAGTGTATCTCAAGGACAATCCTGTGGATCTGATGATAGGAGGATCAGATGCAAGGCTTATGGCTAAAGAAAATGATATTCCTCTGGTAAGAGTCGGATACCCGGTTTATGACCGTGTAGGATACCACAGGCGCCCTATAGTTGGGTACAATGGTGGTATTCAGCTTATGGATCTGATAACTAACACAGTACTTGAAAAATACTATGAACCAGAACACTGGAAACTCCAGCAGTAGATTAATAGATAGATGGGCTCGATTGGGCCTATTGTATTTTTTTTAGATTATTTAACTAATTAAGGAGAAATATTTAGAATTTAGGGGTATTTATAATGGAACCTGTTACTGAAACATTTGAGTCTCGTAAAAAACACGTGTGTGTAAAAGGAGAAGGATTATCTATTCCTGTATGTGATAAGGCTAGTCTTCCAGGTACAGTTACCCAGAGAACATGTGTTTACGGTGGAGCAAGAATTGTTTTAATGCCAATTACAGATTCAATTCACCTGGTACACGGTCCGATAGGATGTGCTGCATGTACATGGGATATAAGAGGAAGTAAAACTTCAAGGGAAGATATATACAAAAAAGGATGTTCTACAAACTTACAGGAAAAAGATATCATCTTCGGCGGAGAAAAAAAGTTATATGAAACCATAATAGAGCTTAATAAATTATACAAGCCTGGAGCAGTATTTGTATATGCTACATGTGTTGCAGGTATAATTGGAGATGATATTAAAGCAGTGTGCAAAAAAGCGGAAGGAATAACTGGATGTAGAGTTATACCAGTTCAATCTGAAGGTTTTCAGAACCACAATAAGACTAAAGGGCATTGGATAGGTGGTGATGCATTACTGGACTATGTAATTGGAACAAAAGAACCTGAAGAAACTACTCCCTTTGATATCAATATAGTGGGTGAATTCAATGTTGCAGGGGATCTCTGGGGAATTAAACCCTTACTTGAAGAAATGGGCGTCAATATAATCAGTACATTAACAGGAGATTCCCATGTGGATGAAATAGCTCAGGCACACCGGGCTAAGCTCAATATAGTGCAGTGCCAGAAATCTTCAAATTACGTTGCCAAAAAAATGGAAAAAAAATATGGAATACCTTTTATAAAAGTTAATTTCTTTGGTCTTGAACAAACTGTAGCCTCTTTAAGGGATGTCGCTGATTTCTTTGGAGATGAAGAAATGATAGAGCGGACCGAAAGAATAATCGAATCAGGACTCAAAGAGGTATCACATAAAATTGAAGAATATAAGAAAAGATTAACTGGAAAAACTGTTGCTCTCTATGTTGGAGGTAACAAAGCATGGTCTCTTGTAAGGCCTTTTGAAGAATTAGGTATGGATGTAATGATGTCTGGAACAAAAAATGGAATTAGAGAAGATTATGAAATGATCAAGGAAGCTGTGAGAGATGGTACCATAATTGTAGATGATGCAAATTCAGCAGAATTAACCAGACTTCTTAAAGAACACAGGCCAAATCTACTAATATCTGGTGCTAAAGAGAAATACATCTCATTAAAGCTCGGAATCCCATTTTGTGACTTTAACCATGACAGAATAACTGCATTTGCAGGATTTAGGGGATTTGTAAGCTTTGCAAAAGAAGTGGACGCTTCAGTTTCAAGTCCAGTGTTTGAACTAACCTCCAAAAGTTTGAGAGGTGACTAAAATGCATCACGATAAAAAATTTGCTGTAGTAAATCCCTCCAAAATGTGCCAGCCAATGGGGGCCATACAAGCCCTTTTAGGGGTTAAAGACTCCATGCCTCTTATTCACGGCTCCCAGGGCTGCAGTACATATATAAGGTTTCAACTCACCCGGCACTTTAGAGAACCTATAGAAGTTGCATCAACTTCCATGAGTGAAAAAACTGTAATCTATGGTGGCGAATTCAATTTAATGAAAGCTTTAAAAAATATCACCGAAAAACAGTCTCCAAGCATGATAGCAGTTACATCAAGCTGTTTAACAGAAACCATTGGGGACGATATGGTGGGAATTATAGAGAAATTTGAAGATGCAAATCTGGACAAAGAACTGCCTGTAATTATCCCTATTTCAACTCCAAGTTATGTTGAATCCCATGTTGAGGGGTACAACCGTACTGTAAAAGCACTTGTTGAGCATTTAGCTACTCCAACAGTCAAAAATGGAAAAATCAACATAATTACAGGTAACATATCACCTGCAGATGTAAAAGAGGTTAAAAATATCTTAAAAGAGATGGACTGCGAAAGCATCATTTTAACAGACACCTCAGAAAACCTTGACGCACCACTTACTGAAGATGCTCTATCTTTATATAATGGAGGAACCACCATCGAGGAAATTGAAGATACGGCCAATTCATTAGGTACAATCTCATTATCCAAACATGTGGATTCTGCAGGGGTATTCCTTGAGAATAAATTTGGGGTTAAATCTATATCTGGACCTATTCCTATAGGCCTTGAAAATACAGACAGTTTTGTAAAATATGTATCTGAAATTGGGGATTTAGAAATTCCCGAATCAATAGAAAAAGACAGAGGTAGACTTATAGACGCAATGGTAGATGCCCATTCATACAACTATCACCGAAAAGTGGCTATATTTGGAGATCCTGACTTTGTATCTGGATTGACACGCTTCACCTGCGAAATGGGTATGATCCCAACTGTTGTATGTACTGGTACCAAAAGTAAAAGGTTTATTGAAGACATTAATAATATTTCGGAGGAAAAAGGAGTTTCGCCTACTATCTTAGCAGGTGGCGACCTTTATGATATGCACAGAGAAATTAAAGAATCTGGAGCAGATATTTTAATTGGAAATGCTTATGGGGCTAGTATAGCCCAGGAAGAAAACATCCCTCTATTTAGAGTAGGTTTTCCAGTATTTGATAGATTAGGAGCACAGAGAATATCTGTACTGGGGTATAATGGAGGTATTGACTTCGTTGACAAATTAACAAATACAATACTTGATTTCTACTATGATGAAGCTGGATATGAAATAGAAGAGCCAGAAGAAGTGGTGGAAGAATTTGCCAGGGAGGAGATTTAAGTGAAGATAGCAGTAGCATCAACAGATGGTAAGCTAGTAGATCTGCATTTTGGGGATGCAGATAAATTTTTAATATATAAAATTGAAGATGGAGAAGGTAAATTCCATGAAATAAGAGAAAAAACAGCTATGCCTTTAAATAATCATCAGGAACGTTGGGTAGCATCAATAGATCTTATAAATGATTGCAAAGCAGTTCTCTGCAATAAAATTGGAAATGAACCTACGATTGAACTTAGAAAATTAGGAATAAAACCAATACAGCTTGATTGTGAAGTTAAAGATGCTGTTAGTGAGTGTTCAAAACATCTATTGAGTTAATTGGTTCTTTATGCCAGAGATATGGTAATTTACCTGATCTAAATATAGTAGGTGGGATTAATGTTGATAACGGTTAACATATCACTGGATTATGGGAGATGTGAAGGATCAGGATGTGGGGCATGTGTGTGTATATGTCCTACTAATGTTTTTACACTTAAAGAGGGTTGTGTGTCAATAAAATCACCAGAATATTGTAAATTATGCGGTAATTGTTTAGATATTTGTCCTTATGGGGCTATAGAAATAGAAGAAATAGATGGAACTTTTTAAAACGGGGAGATACAAATGGTTAATGTAAAAATTGACTTTGGAAAATGTGATGGTATAGACTGTGGGGAATGTGCAGATGTCTGCTCAATGGAAATTCTCAAACTTGAAGGGAACAAAATAGTAATTGTGAACCCTGGAGAATGCAGTTTATGCGAAACATGTACTGATGTTTGTCCTAATGGAGCTATTGAACTGGAAGAATAATCAGGATATGGATACAAAAAGGATAAATAAATTATTTACTTTTTTATCGCTCAAAATCCTCGAAAATCAAAGATTTTCGGGACTGTCAAACGCAAAGCGTTTGAGCATGTAAAAAATCTCCGATTTTTTACGGTTGCAAATTTTCAATTTGCAAACATTGGAAATCGAAGATTTCCAAAGGTTAGAAAATGCAACGCATTTTCTAAAAATTCAAGAATTTTTGGCGCCGTAGGAAATGTAACTAACAAATCTTCGATTTGTGCTCCAAACCATTCGGGTTTGAGAGTTTCCTCGGCCCCGAAATCATAGATTTCAAGGGCTTTTGAAAATCGAAGATTTTCGATGCACCAAACATGAAATGTTTGAGTGCCCCAAACACCATTAGTGTTTGAGGGTTAGGAAAATTTTTTAGTATATTTAGATAATATAACGATAATACCAGTTAATTTTATTAAAATTTAATATTCATAGGGTGATACTTCTTGAAAACAGTTGTTACAGCATGTACGAGGGATTGTACTGGTGCATGCAGCATACTAGCAAGTGCAGAAGACAGTAAAGTTACTAAATTACGTGGAAATAAGGAACATGATGTAACTGCAGGGTTTTTATGTAAAAACACTTCCCATTATTTAAAAACTTATTTTTACAGCTCTAACAGGGTTCTCCATCCTCTTTTAAAAGAAAATAATGTGTGGAAAAAAATAAGCTGGAATGAAGCGCTTGATATTGCAGCTTCAAAGACATCTGAAGTTATTAAAGAATATGGAAGTTCGGCAATCCTGTATTATCAAGGGTTCGGTGCCCGTACAGCTCTACAAGCTATGAACAGGCGATTTTTTAATCTACTTGGGGGAGTAACAACTACTTACGGCACAGTATGTGGTGGAATTGGCCATTCTGCAATGGAACTTGACTTTGGTACCAAGATATCCCACGATCCACTTGATCACATCAACAGTAATTTAATAATCGTCTGGGGAAGGAACCCTGCGGCAACAGACGTGCATCTGTGGAGAATTTTAAGAAAAGCAAAAAGAAATGGAATAAAAATAGTAGTTATAGATCCGGTAAAAACAAAAACTGCAAAACAGGCAGACGAATTTATACAGCCTGCACCAGGTTCAGATTTATATCTTGCAATGTCACTTGCTAAAATCGTCTTAGAAACTGATAATGTGGACTATGGTTTTATAGAAAATTATACCAAAAATTTTGATTCGTATAAAAAAATACTTGGCAAATATTCATTTGGATATTTATCTGATAAATGTGATGTTGATCTAGACAAAATAAGAGAATTAGCACTTGAATATGCGCAGGGTAAACCTTCAAGCATCATTACCGGATGGGGGCTTCACCGATATGTACAGGGGCATCTTGCTTTCCGCATGATTGATGCTCTTGCTGCTGTAACTGGAAACATTGGGGTCT includes:
- a CDS encoding nitrogenase component 1 produces the protein MSMNLIEKDRVATINPLKTCQPLGAMWAVTGISRAVPLVHGSQGCSAFVRYCLSRHFREPSEIAVTSLHEDAAVFGGRKNLVEGIQNVAIRLKPDFIGVITTCSSEIIGDDVIGFIKTAKGELKEKIGEEAVEKIKIIPISTPSFVETHLKGYDNTIKALADYVAEPSQPNEKINIIPGMVNPGDIREIKHMLRLMDIESIVLADISDPFDAPLRPSTTEYKPYYPKGGTTVDEIVDSANSVGTISLTKYAGSGALSLEKKYNVPAELGPIPIGVRNTDQFLRNLKKLTGQDIPDSILDERGLLIDSMADVASRYLFDKTVAIYGDPEITSGIARFVGELGMEPKLVLTGSKSQEFVKDIEKVAKETGAEIDTMIDQDLRSMEVYLKDNPVDLMIGGSDARLMAKENDIPLVRVGYPVYDRVGYHRRPIVGYNGGIQLMDLITNTVLEKYYEPEHWKLQQ
- the nifE gene encoding nitrogenase iron-molybdenum cofactor biosynthesis protein NifE → MEPVTETFESRKKHVCVKGEGLSIPVCDKASLPGTVTQRTCVYGGARIVLMPITDSIHLVHGPIGCAACTWDIRGSKTSREDIYKKGCSTNLQEKDIIFGGEKKLYETIIELNKLYKPGAVFVYATCVAGIIGDDIKAVCKKAEGITGCRVIPVQSEGFQNHNKTKGHWIGGDALLDYVIGTKEPEETTPFDINIVGEFNVAGDLWGIKPLLEEMGVNIISTLTGDSHVDEIAQAHRAKLNIVQCQKSSNYVAKKMEKKYGIPFIKVNFFGLEQTVASLRDVADFFGDEEMIERTERIIESGLKEVSHKIEEYKKRLTGKTVALYVGGNKAWSLVRPFEELGMDVMMSGTKNGIREDYEMIKEAVRDGTIIVDDANSAELTRLLKEHRPNLLISGAKEKYISLKLGIPFCDFNHDRITAFAGFRGFVSFAKEVDASVSSPVFELTSKSLRGD
- the nifN gene encoding nitrogenase iron-molybdenum cofactor biosynthesis protein NifN, coding for MHHDKKFAVVNPSKMCQPMGAIQALLGVKDSMPLIHGSQGCSTYIRFQLTRHFREPIEVASTSMSEKTVIYGGEFNLMKALKNITEKQSPSMIAVTSSCLTETIGDDMVGIIEKFEDANLDKELPVIIPISTPSYVESHVEGYNRTVKALVEHLATPTVKNGKINIITGNISPADVKEVKNILKEMDCESIILTDTSENLDAPLTEDALSLYNGGTTIEEIEDTANSLGTISLSKHVDSAGVFLENKFGVKSISGPIPIGLENTDSFVKYVSEIGDLEIPESIEKDRGRLIDAMVDAHSYNYHRKVAIFGDPDFVSGLTRFTCEMGMIPTVVCTGTKSKRFIEDINNISEEKGVSPTILAGGDLYDMHREIKESGADILIGNAYGASIAQEENIPLFRVGFPVFDRLGAQRISVLGYNGGIDFVDKLTNTILDFYYDEAGYEIEEPEEVVEEFAREEI
- a CDS encoding NifB/NifX family molybdenum-iron cluster-binding protein translates to MKIAVASTDGKLVDLHFGDADKFLIYKIEDGEGKFHEIREKTAMPLNNHQERWVASIDLINDCKAVLCNKIGNEPTIELRKLGIKPIQLDCEVKDAVSECSKHLLS
- a CDS encoding 4Fe-4S binding protein; translation: MLITVNISLDYGRCEGSGCGACVCICPTNVFTLKEGCVSIKSPEYCKLCGNCLDICPYGAIEIEEIDGTF
- a CDS encoding 4Fe-4S binding protein, whose protein sequence is MVNVKIDFGKCDGIDCGECADVCSMEILKLEGNKIVIVNPGECSLCETCTDVCPNGAIELEE